In Haloarchaeobius litoreus, the following are encoded in one genomic region:
- the phoU gene encoding phosphate signaling complex protein PhoU, producing the protein MAREGYRDELATLRADVAGMGELVIDRLSLGVDALSGDEEAARRVVDADDEVNRRYDALESTCLDLFALQQPVASDLRVVAASFKVITDLERVGDLASNLGTYALTDQRSSAPEIDVVALGEDVLAMVEDAVTAYIEGDVETCYELADRDDEVDANSARASDRLVRALIEREHATDAWSVERVLDDVSRLLLTVRDLERIGDHAVNIAARTAYLVDSDRTLIY; encoded by the coding sequence GTGGCACGAGAGGGCTACCGGGACGAGCTGGCGACCCTCCGGGCGGACGTCGCCGGGATGGGTGAGCTCGTCATCGACCGACTGTCGCTCGGAGTGGATGCGCTCTCCGGCGACGAGGAGGCCGCACGCCGCGTCGTCGACGCCGACGACGAGGTGAACCGGCGCTACGACGCACTCGAATCGACCTGTCTCGACCTGTTCGCGCTCCAGCAGCCGGTCGCCTCGGACCTCCGGGTCGTCGCGGCCTCGTTCAAGGTCATCACCGACCTCGAACGGGTCGGCGACCTCGCCTCGAACCTCGGGACGTACGCGCTGACCGACCAGCGCAGCAGCGCGCCCGAGATCGACGTGGTCGCCCTCGGCGAGGACGTCCTGGCGATGGTCGAGGATGCCGTGACGGCCTACATCGAGGGGGACGTCGAGACGTGTTACGAACTGGCCGACCGTGACGACGAGGTCGACGCCAACAGCGCTCGGGCGAGCGACCGGCTCGTCCGGGCGCTCATCGAGCGCGAACACGCCACCGACGCGTGGTCCGTCGAGCGCGTCCTCGACGACGTCTCGCGGCTGCTGCTGACCGTTCGAGACCTCGAACGCATCGGCGACCACGCGGTGAACATCGCCGCGCGGACGGCGTACCTGGTCGACAGCGACCGGACGCTCATCTACTGA
- a CDS encoding AbrB/MazE/SpoVT family DNA-binding domain-containing protein, whose amino-acid sequence MERRKVQKVGGSTYTVSVPKDWAHEHHIEAGEDVHIYTHDDGSLVVRSARTDGEGLAERTVEVGPESSETVEQVLRGLYAAGFDEMTLAAPDGFDDAQRRRVESVARDTVGLQVVSADGEGVTVRSLLDAADVSVQQSVLQLQFIALSMHRSVVDALVGRDDAGPVDSRERAAEVHRLAGMVIRHFNRSLSDFEETDALGVSRPVLFTHCRVAREYERLADDSVTLARVAESVDRPLPDHFAAVFADVATDARALVEDATQLVLEGATVDEVTDLLARHESLAAELETAETALFDATPDADPRLLRALDAVGRTADGGRAVARAALGSATTGSCTDASGDVGNTGETADGESAP is encoded by the coding sequence ATGGAACGGAGAAAGGTACAGAAGGTCGGCGGGTCGACCTACACGGTCTCGGTCCCGAAGGACTGGGCGCACGAACACCACATCGAGGCCGGCGAGGACGTCCACATCTACACGCACGACGACGGTTCGCTGGTCGTCCGGAGTGCCCGGACAGACGGCGAGGGCCTCGCCGAGCGCACCGTCGAGGTCGGTCCAGAGTCGTCCGAGACCGTCGAGCAGGTGCTCAGGGGGCTGTACGCCGCCGGCTTCGACGAGATGACCCTGGCTGCACCCGACGGGTTCGACGACGCCCAGCGACGGCGGGTCGAGAGCGTCGCCCGCGATACGGTCGGACTGCAGGTCGTCTCCGCCGACGGGGAGGGCGTCACGGTCCGAAGCCTGCTCGACGCCGCCGACGTCTCGGTCCAGCAGTCCGTGCTCCAGCTGCAGTTCATCGCACTCTCGATGCACCGGTCGGTCGTCGACGCCCTCGTCGGCAGGGACGACGCCGGGCCGGTCGACAGCCGCGAGCGCGCGGCCGAGGTCCACCGGCTCGCGGGCATGGTCATCCGACATTTCAACCGCTCGCTCAGCGACTTCGAGGAGACCGACGCCCTCGGGGTGAGCCGCCCCGTGCTGTTCACCCACTGCCGGGTCGCCCGGGAGTACGAGCGACTCGCAGACGACAGCGTCACCCTCGCTCGGGTCGCCGAGTCGGTCGATCGGCCGCTCCCGGACCACTTCGCAGCCGTGTTCGCCGACGTTGCGACGGACGCCCGGGCCCTCGTCGAGGACGCCACCCAGCTGGTGCTCGAAGGTGCGACTGTCGACGAGGTGACCGACCTGCTCGCGCGCCACGAATCGCTGGCCGCGGAGCTGGAGACCGCGGAGACGGCGCTGTTCGACGCGACACCGGATGCCGACCCCCGGCTACTGCGGGCGCTCGACGCGGTCGGACGTACTGCCGACGGTGGGCGCGCCGTCGCCCGGGCTGCGCTCGGGAGCGCGACGACTGGCTCCTGTACCGACGCCTCTGGAGACGTGGGGAACACGGGCGAGACGGCCGACGGCGAATCGGCACCCTGA
- a CDS encoding SDR family NAD(P)-dependent oxidoreductase, which produces MSTAQFAVDGDVAIVTGSSSGIGRSIAERFADDGVDVVVCSRELDNVEPVVEAIEESDRPGSALAVECDVTDRDAVEALVEATVEEFGGIDVLVNNAGASFMANFDDISENGWKTIVDINLTGTYHCTHAAAEHLKESDGKVINLSSVAGQQGAPWMSHYAAAKAAVENLTKTLAFEWADDDVRVNCIAPGFVATPGVASQMGVTADEIDRDEVKRRIGLSEEIADIAQFLASPASSYVVGQTITAGGVPNIMENPDV; this is translated from the coding sequence ATGAGCACCGCACAGTTCGCAGTCGACGGCGACGTCGCCATCGTCACCGGCTCGTCCAGCGGCATCGGCCGGTCAATCGCGGAGCGCTTCGCCGACGACGGCGTCGACGTGGTGGTCTGCTCGCGCGAACTCGACAACGTCGAACCCGTCGTCGAGGCTATCGAGGAGAGCGACCGACCCGGGAGCGCCCTCGCGGTCGAGTGCGACGTGACCGACCGCGACGCCGTCGAGGCGCTCGTCGAGGCGACCGTCGAGGAGTTCGGCGGCATCGACGTGCTCGTCAACAACGCGGGCGCGTCGTTCATGGCCAACTTCGACGACATCAGCGAGAACGGCTGGAAGACCATCGTCGACATCAACCTCACCGGCACGTACCACTGCACGCACGCCGCTGCCGAACACCTCAAGGAGAGCGACGGCAAGGTCATCAACCTCTCAAGCGTCGCCGGCCAGCAGGGCGCGCCGTGGATGAGCCACTACGCCGCCGCCAAGGCCGCCGTCGAGAACCTCACGAAGACGCTCGCGTTCGAGTGGGCCGACGACGACGTGCGCGTCAACTGCATCGCGCCCGGCTTCGTCGCCACGCCCGGCGTCGCCAGCCAGATGGGCGTCACCGCAGACGAGATAGACCGCGACGAGGTCAAGCGTCGCATCGGCCTGAGCGAGGAGATCGCCGACATCGCACAGTTCCTCGCGTCGCCGGCGTCGTCGTACGTCGTCGGCCAGACCATCACGGCCGGCGGGGTGCCGAACATCATGGAAAACCCCGACGTCTGA
- the pstC gene encoding phosphate ABC transporter permease subunit PstC yields the protein MLQQIQNRAGEFVRGVPRRARAYRARTDDEALVFHAAVGFTTLATFAMFFRGSRWTVVPLLAFVAVIAVGWQRQQAEVAKALTFLTTIATVSILSLIVGFLLWESVGIVEHMGPGVFTRTEKPLWTPSEGGVYSLTPMMMGTALTTLVATVIAAPFGIAGAIFISEMAPSTVREVVKPGIELMAGIPSITYGFIGLTILNQYFYAEFRTPTIGSYFAAGIMIGLMALPTVVTVAEDAISTVPESMKSGSLAMGSTEWQTTKSVTLPAALSGVSAGVLLGVGRAMGETMAATVMLSHTKGFPSPAFDVFSNYGETLTTVIAFEGGNASGIHLSALFAGGVVLFFMVMVLSVTSQWVEWRMQQKLGGER from the coding sequence ATGCTACAACAGATACAGAACCGCGCGGGCGAGTTCGTCCGGGGCGTTCCCCGGCGGGCACGTGCGTACCGCGCTCGAACAGACGACGAGGCGTTGGTGTTCCACGCGGCCGTGGGATTCACGACGCTTGCGACCTTCGCGATGTTCTTCCGAGGGTCGCGGTGGACCGTCGTGCCGCTGCTCGCGTTCGTCGCCGTCATCGCGGTCGGCTGGCAGCGCCAGCAGGCAGAGGTCGCGAAGGCCCTGACGTTCCTCACCACCATCGCGACGGTGTCGATACTGTCGCTCATCGTCGGCTTCCTGCTGTGGGAGTCGGTCGGCATCGTCGAGCACATGGGACCCGGCGTGTTCACGCGGACGGAGAAACCGCTCTGGACGCCCTCCGAGGGCGGCGTGTACTCGCTGACGCCGATGATGATGGGGACGGCGCTGACGACGCTCGTCGCGACCGTCATCGCGGCACCCTTCGGCATCGCCGGGGCCATCTTCATCAGCGAGATGGCCCCGTCGACGGTCCGCGAGGTCGTCAAGCCGGGTATCGAGCTGATGGCCGGCATCCCCTCCATCACGTACGGCTTCATCGGGCTGACCATCCTGAACCAGTACTTCTACGCGGAGTTCCGCACCCCGACCATCGGGAGCTACTTCGCCGCCGGCATCATGATCGGGCTGATGGCGCTCCCGACGGTCGTCACCGTCGCCGAGGACGCCATCTCGACGGTGCCGGAGTCGATGAAGAGCGGCTCGCTCGCGATGGGCTCGACGGAGTGGCAGACGACCAAGAGCGTCACCCTGCCCGCGGCGCTGTCGGGCGTCTCGGCGGGTGTCCTGCTCGGCGTCGGCCGGGCGATGGGCGAGACGATGGCCGCGACGGTCATGCTCTCGCACACGAAGGGGTTCCCGTCGCCGGCGTTCGACGTGTTCTCGAACTACGGCGAGACGCTGACGACCGTCATCGCCTTCGAGGGCGGCAACGCGAGCGGCATCCACCTCAGCGCGCTGTTCGCCGGTGGCGTCGTCCTCTTCTTCATGGTGATGGTGCTCAGCGTCACCTCCCAGTGGGTCGAGTGGCGGATGCAGCAGAAGCTCGGGGGTGAGCGGTAG
- the pstB gene encoding phosphate ABC transporter ATP-binding protein PstB — protein MSSNRQIDTDGTDSQLTTSGETDEAVEDAWSDYQFEGEAKLSVEDLDVYYGDEQAIQSVSMDIPEESVTALIGPSGCGKSTFLRSLNRMNDRIGSARVAGTVEFDGENIYGGRTNLVELRKRIGMVFQAPNPFPKSIRDNISYGPRKHGDLDTSLLARLLGRDDTDDEDALVERCLKQAALWDEVNERLDDNALGLSGGQQQRLCIARCLAVDPDVILMDEPASALDPIATAKIEDLIEQLAADYTVVVVTHNMQQAARISDQTAVFLTGGELVEYDRTEKIFEDPESQRVDDYITGKFG, from the coding sequence ATGAGTAGCAACAGACAGATCGACACCGACGGGACGGACAGCCAGCTGACCACATCCGGCGAGACGGACGAGGCGGTCGAGGACGCCTGGAGCGACTACCAGTTCGAGGGCGAGGCGAAGCTCTCGGTCGAGGACCTCGACGTGTACTACGGGGACGAGCAGGCCATCCAGAGCGTCTCGATGGACATCCCCGAGGAGAGCGTCACCGCACTCATCGGTCCCTCGGGCTGCGGGAAGTCCACGTTCCTGCGGTCGCTCAACCGGATGAACGACCGCATCGGCAGCGCCCGCGTCGCGGGGACCGTCGAGTTCGACGGCGAGAACATCTACGGCGGCCGCACGAACCTCGTCGAGCTGCGCAAGCGCATCGGGATGGTGTTCCAGGCACCGAACCCGTTCCCGAAGTCCATCAGGGACAACATCTCGTACGGGCCGCGCAAGCACGGCGACCTCGACACGAGCCTGCTCGCGCGCCTCCTCGGCCGGGACGACACCGACGACGAGGACGCGCTCGTCGAGCGCTGTCTGAAGCAGGCCGCGCTCTGGGACGAGGTGAACGAGCGGCTCGACGACAACGCGCTCGGCCTCTCCGGCGGCCAGCAGCAACGGCTCTGCATCGCACGCTGTCTCGCCGTCGACCCGGACGTCATCCTGATGGACGAGCCCGCGAGCGCGCTCGACCCAATCGCGACCGCGAAGATCGAGGACCTCATCGAGCAGCTGGCGGCGGACTACACCGTCGTCGTCGTCACCCACAACATGCAGCAGGCGGCCCGCATCTCGGACCAGACCGCCGTCTTCCTCACGGGGGGCGAGCTGGTCGAGTACGACCGGACGGAGAAGATCTTCGAGGACCCCGAGAGCCAGCGCGTCGACGACTACATCACCGGCAAGTTCGGGTGA
- a CDS encoding thiamine pyrophosphate-binding protein, whose product MTEYTGADLFVDTLTEYGIEYVFGNPGTTELPVMNALVESELEYVLGLHEDVAVGAAAGYASVRRQHADELDGLPAGVVNLHVAPGTAHGLGNLYGAAMSGAPLVVTAGNHERDFRAEEPILSGDLVELTDQFTKWSDEVLSVEALPRMLRRAFRVACTPPTGPVFLGLPMDVMREETELTPEPMGGTVQNPGRGDPSAIEDAADAIAAADNPVLVVGDHVGRHRAWSGVEPVDAAVDLAEAGGMRVHGEILGYEVNFPTDHEQWVSHVPPSEDVASTLFHTDTLVFAGCSTNTTLWGHENPLVPEDATVVDLTDEPWEGGKNHPATVVTGDLGHVMDELADAVAARVDDETRDERLVQVDAMKQLAAQQMDAMGEDEAPEGDSRGSKADLVDAMHSVAPDALVMDEGVTARYALLTRWDFAPGHLFGNKGGGLGYGLPAAVGAALAEAERDDPRTVLGFVGDGSYLYYPQSLNTAVRHDLDLTVVVPDNRNYRILKDNTAAIFGGDVDDYDYVGMDFEPPVDLAANAESHGATGFTVADGSELAATIAEAVETAGPTVVDAFVHD is encoded by the coding sequence ATGACCGAGTACACCGGCGCGGACCTGTTCGTGGACACGCTCACGGAGTACGGCATCGAGTACGTCTTCGGCAACCCCGGCACGACCGAGCTCCCGGTGATGAACGCGCTCGTCGAGTCGGAGCTGGAGTACGTGCTCGGCCTGCACGAGGACGTGGCCGTCGGCGCGGCGGCGGGCTACGCGAGCGTGCGGCGGCAGCACGCGGACGAACTCGACGGGCTCCCGGCGGGCGTGGTGAACCTCCACGTCGCACCGGGCACCGCCCACGGACTGGGGAACCTCTACGGCGCTGCGATGTCGGGCGCGCCGCTGGTCGTCACGGCGGGCAACCACGAGCGCGACTTCCGGGCCGAGGAGCCCATCCTCTCGGGCGACCTCGTCGAGCTGACCGACCAGTTCACGAAGTGGTCCGACGAGGTGCTGTCGGTCGAGGCGCTGCCGCGGATGCTCCGCCGGGCGTTCCGCGTCGCCTGCACGCCGCCGACCGGCCCCGTCTTCCTCGGGCTCCCGATGGACGTGATGCGCGAGGAGACGGAGCTGACACCCGAGCCCATGGGTGGGACGGTTCAGAACCCCGGTCGCGGCGACCCCTCGGCCATCGAGGACGCGGCCGACGCCATCGCTGCGGCGGACAATCCGGTCCTCGTCGTCGGCGACCACGTCGGCCGCCACCGGGCCTGGTCCGGCGTCGAACCCGTCGATGCGGCGGTCGACCTCGCCGAGGCGGGCGGGATGCGCGTCCACGGCGAGATCCTGGGCTACGAGGTGAACTTCCCGACCGACCACGAGCAGTGGGTGAGCCACGTCCCGCCCAGCGAGGACGTCGCCTCGACGCTGTTCCACACGGATACGCTCGTGTTCGCGGGCTGTTCGACGAACACGACGCTCTGGGGTCACGAGAACCCGCTCGTCCCCGAGGACGCGACGGTCGTCGACCTCACGGACGAGCCGTGGGAGGGCGGGAAGAACCACCCGGCGACGGTCGTCACGGGCGACCTCGGCCACGTCATGGACGAACTGGCGGATGCAGTCGCAGCGCGCGTCGACGACGAGACGCGCGACGAACGGCTCGTGCAGGTCGACGCGATGAAGCAGCTCGCCGCCCAGCAGATGGACGCCATGGGCGAGGACGAGGCCCCCGAAGGCGACAGCCGGGGGTCGAAGGCCGACCTCGTCGACGCGATGCACAGCGTCGCGCCGGACGCGCTCGTGATGGACGAGGGCGTCACGGCCCGCTACGCGCTGCTCACGCGGTGGGACTTCGCACCCGGCCACCTGTTCGGCAACAAGGGCGGCGGCCTCGGCTACGGCCTCCCCGCCGCGGTCGGCGCGGCGCTCGCGGAGGCAGAGCGCGACGACCCCCGGACCGTCCTCGGATTCGTCGGCGACGGCTCGTACCTCTACTACCCGCAGTCGCTCAACACCGCGGTGCGCCACGACCTCGATCTGACGGTCGTCGTGCCCGACAACCGGAACTACCGCATCCTGAAGGACAACACGGCGGCCATCTTCGGCGGCGACGTCGACGACTACGACTACGTCGGCATGGACTTCGAGCCGCCGGTCGACCTCGCCGCGAACGCCGAGAGCCACGGCGCGACGGGCTTCACCGTCGCGGACGGCTCCGAGCTGGCGGCGACCATCGCGGAGGCCGTCGAGACGGCCGGGCCGACGGTCGTCGACGCGTTCGTCCACGACTGA
- the pstA gene encoding phosphate ABC transporter permease PstA produces the protein MSNATETELRAGRSTLGRQVALPVLGLAFLTFLATWATTFQWLDESRTVLGMTVLTLFGVALLLMAAGVAGIGVLSRVGYVDTTPSSTAGLPVGIVFGTLWALIGMAVALQYIGDSIVYWGPVALVFGAAGLLMATLPREDIGSTVPSALLLAVLGGLIVAGVFDATWVYEAEWTGAVFPGSELVPLLVSGAALLGAWSAGKAKEGFGAQGREAGAFYIIATIVGSMLSVLALLVWFIVKNGLDTFLTGASLTGGHLNVPFTGLSVPFVEVPFVTNVTGSLFVETPGVMPAVVGTLWLVFGAVLFAVPLGVGAAVFLTEYAEQGRFTQVVEVATNGLWSTPSIVFGLFGLAFLVPRISGGNSIFVGQLVLGFMLLPLVLITSRESIKAVPDEYRDASAALGVSRWQTIRSVVVPAAMPGTITGIILGVGRIAGETAPLLLVFGGAPYPSSSPNVVGGFEFSTQPPFVTNHALLEPASALPYQLYSTITAGVFPRPEIYSNQEFGWGTALVLLLVVLGLYAIGVASRLYFRRKLHYE, from the coding sequence ATGAGCAACGCCACGGAGACCGAGCTGCGCGCCGGTCGCTCGACGCTCGGGCGGCAGGTCGCGCTGCCGGTGCTCGGCCTCGCCTTCCTGACGTTCCTCGCGACCTGGGCCACCACGTTCCAGTGGCTCGACGAGTCGCGGACGGTGCTCGGGATGACGGTGCTGACGCTCTTCGGGGTCGCACTGCTGCTGATGGCGGCCGGTGTCGCCGGCATCGGTGTCCTCTCTCGCGTCGGCTACGTCGATACGACCCCGTCGTCGACGGCGGGACTGCCAGTCGGCATCGTCTTCGGCACGCTCTGGGCGCTCATCGGCATGGCCGTCGCGCTGCAGTACATCGGCGACTCCATCGTCTACTGGGGACCGGTGGCGCTCGTCTTCGGCGCGGCCGGACTGCTGATGGCGACGCTTCCCCGCGAGGACATCGGGTCGACGGTCCCGTCGGCACTGCTGCTCGCCGTTCTCGGCGGCCTCATCGTCGCCGGTGTGTTCGACGCGACCTGGGTGTACGAGGCGGAGTGGACCGGCGCCGTCTTCCCCGGCAGCGAGCTCGTCCCGCTGCTCGTCTCGGGCGCGGCGCTGCTCGGCGCGTGGAGCGCCGGCAAGGCGAAGGAGGGCTTCGGTGCGCAGGGCCGCGAGGCGGGCGCGTTCTACATCATCGCCACCATCGTCGGCAGCATGCTGTCGGTGCTGGCGCTGCTCGTCTGGTTCATCGTGAAGAACGGCCTCGACACGTTCCTGACCGGGGCGAGCCTCACCGGCGGCCACCTGAACGTCCCGTTCACCGGTCTCAGCGTCCCGTTCGTCGAGGTGCCGTTCGTCACGAACGTCACCGGCAGCCTGTTCGTCGAGACGCCGGGCGTGATGCCCGCCGTCGTCGGCACGCTCTGGCTGGTGTTCGGCGCGGTGCTGTTCGCCGTGCCCCTCGGCGTCGGCGCGGCAGTGTTCCTCACCGAGTACGCCGAACAGGGCCGGTTCACGCAGGTCGTCGAAGTCGCGACGAACGGCCTCTGGAGCACGCCGAGCATCGTGTTCGGGCTGTTCGGGCTGGCGTTCCTCGTCCCGCGGATCAGCGGCGGGAACTCCATCTTCGTCGGCCAGCTCGTCCTCGGGTTCATGCTGCTCCCGCTGGTCCTCATCACCAGCCGGGAGTCGATCAAGGCGGTCCCGGACGAGTACCGCGACGCGAGCGCCGCCCTCGGGGTGAGCAGGTGGCAGACCATCCGCAGCGTGGTCGTCCCGGCGGCGATGCCCGGCACCATCACCGGAATCATCCTCGGCGTCGGCCGCATCGCCGGCGAGACGGCACCGCTGCTGCTCGTCTTCGGGGGCGCGCCGTACCCCAGTTCGAGTCCGAACGTCGTCGGGGGGTTCGAGTTCAGCACGCAGCCACCGTTCGTGACGAATCACGCGCTGCTCGAACCGGCGAGCGCGCTGCCGTACCAGCTCTACTCCACCATCACCGCGGGAGTGTTCCCGCGGCCGGAGATCTACAGCAACCAGGAGTTCGGCTGGGGGACCGCACTGGTCCTCCTGCTGGTCGTCCTCGGGCTCTACGCCATCGGCGTCGCCAGCCGGCTCTACTTCCGGAGGAAACTGCACTATGAGTAG
- a CDS encoding PstS family phosphate ABC transporter substrate-binding protein, translating into MTQDSTRLEEVASRRKFLLSTGAAGLTMLAGCSQSSDGDDDDQNGAPGTENSDQDTQNNDDSNESGLDTTVLTGDGSSTVFPITNTAASYWNSNPEAGDGDYWPSEWAEEYGTDMRLADFFASEYGYEATGERSSPPFRVSIALSHSGTGIEGVMEGRVDIGDASSSAESELGENAEGLDGFVDHVVGVDGQPIVVSKEIKDAGVEQITIDELRDIYTQDITNWSELGGPDRDILALGRAVGSGTDTAFRNNVFGDPEAPIEPDQRFGQNQQLQQAIAQADNAISYIALAFVTEDTPAIGLEIDGTLYEYGRNLGAADYPLSRDLHAYTYEDTSRKEAAFINFCLSDFGQEIFVAGNNYFKLPSDRLETEREKVAASNY; encoded by the coding sequence ATGACGCAGGACTCGACGCGTCTGGAAGAGGTGGCATCACGCCGGAAGTTCCTCCTGTCGACAGGGGCCGCGGGACTCACCATGCTGGCTGGCTGTTCCCAGTCCAGCGATGGGGACGACGACGACCAGAACGGGGCACCGGGGACCGAGAACAGCGACCAGGATACGCAGAACAACGACGACAGCAACGAGTCCGGGCTCGACACGACGGTCCTGACCGGTGACGGCTCCTCGACGGTGTTCCCCATCACGAACACCGCGGCGAGCTACTGGAACTCCAACCCGGAGGCCGGCGACGGCGACTACTGGCCGTCCGAGTGGGCCGAGGAGTACGGCACCGACATGCGCCTCGCCGACTTCTTCGCCAGCGAGTACGGCTACGAGGCGACCGGTGAGCGCTCCAGCCCGCCGTTCCGCGTGAGCATCGCCCTCAGCCACTCCGGCACCGGCATCGAGGGCGTCATGGAGGGTCGCGTAGACATCGGCGACGCGAGCTCGTCCGCCGAGTCCGAGCTCGGCGAGAACGCCGAGGGCCTCGACGGCTTCGTCGACCACGTCGTCGGCGTCGACGGCCAGCCCATCGTCGTCAGCAAGGAGATCAAGGACGCCGGCGTCGAACAGATCACCATCGACGAACTGCGCGACATCTACACGCAGGACATCACGAACTGGAGCGAGCTCGGCGGCCCGGACCGCGACATCCTCGCGCTCGGCCGCGCGGTCGGCTCCGGGACGGACACCGCGTTCCGCAACAACGTCTTCGGCGACCCGGAGGCACCCATCGAGCCGGACCAGCGCTTCGGCCAGAACCAGCAGCTCCAGCAGGCCATCGCGCAGGCCGACAACGCCATCTCGTACATCGCGCTCGCGTTCGTCACGGAGGACACGCCCGCCATCGGGCTGGAGATCGACGGCACGCTGTACGAGTACGGGCGGAACCTCGGCGCGGCGGACTACCCGCTCTCGCGGGACCTGCACGCCTACACCTACGAGGACACCTCGCGAAAGGAGGCCGCGTTCATCAACTTCTGTCTGAGCGACTTCGGGCAGGAGATCTTCGTCGCCGGGAACAACTACTTCAAGCTCCCGTCGGACCGTCTGGAGACCGAGCGGGAGAAGGTCGCGGCCTCGAACTACTGA
- a CDS encoding TIGR04024 family LLM class F420-dependent oxidoreductase gives MTEYHVHLPVAAQDSVQDFVDMAVRAEELGYDFVWLPETWGRDAVTVMTSIAHATEEVGIGSSIMNVYSRSPALLAQTAATLQEVSDGRFRLGIGPSGPAVIEGWHGVDFGNPLRRTREYVDIVKMVLEGKELDYEGEYFNLSGFRLRCDAPEPRPKVDVAGMGPKAVELAGRFSDGWHAILFTPEAMRDRLEDFDRGVEMGDGDRADKDVTLSLTCAALEDGEHARHLTKQHSAFYVGAMGTYYRDSLARQGYEEEAHQIAANWMNGDREAALEVFTDEMLDAFTAAGTPERAREELAKFADIDGVDNVSVGFPRAASREEIHDTLEALAPGQH, from the coding sequence GTGACAGAGTATCACGTCCACCTGCCGGTCGCTGCACAGGACTCGGTACAGGACTTCGTCGACATGGCGGTCCGCGCCGAAGAGCTGGGCTACGACTTCGTCTGGCTGCCGGAGACCTGGGGCCGGGACGCCGTCACCGTGATGACGAGCATCGCCCACGCCACGGAGGAGGTCGGCATCGGCTCCTCCATCATGAACGTCTACTCGCGGTCGCCCGCGCTGCTGGCACAGACTGCCGCGACGCTCCAGGAGGTCTCCGACGGCCGGTTCCGCCTCGGCATCGGCCCGTCGGGCCCGGCGGTCATCGAGGGCTGGCACGGCGTGGACTTCGGCAACCCGCTCCGACGAACCCGCGAGTACGTCGACATCGTGAAGATGGTGCTGGAGGGGAAAGAGCTCGACTACGAAGGCGAGTACTTCAACCTCTCGGGCTTCCGGCTGCGCTGTGACGCGCCCGAGCCGCGCCCGAAGGTCGACGTGGCCGGCATGGGCCCGAAGGCCGTCGAGCTGGCGGGCCGGTTCTCGGACGGCTGGCACGCCATCCTGTTCACGCCGGAGGCGATGCGCGACCGCCTGGAGGATTTCGACCGCGGCGTGGAGATGGGTGACGGCGACCGGGCGGACAAGGACGTGACGCTCTCGCTGACCTGCGCCGCGCTCGAAGACGGCGAACACGCCCGCCACCTCACGAAGCAGCACTCCGCGTTCTACGTCGGTGCGATGGGCACCTACTACCGCGACTCGCTCGCCCGCCAGGGCTACGAGGAGGAGGCCCACCAGATCGCCGCGAACTGGATGAACGGCGACCGCGAGGCCGCACTCGAGGTCTTCACCGACGAGATGCTCGACGCCTTCACCGCCGCCGGCACGCCCGAGCGGGCCCGCGAGGAGCTGGCGAAGTTCGCGGACATCGACGGCGTCGACAACGTCAGCGTCGGCTTCCCCCGTGCAGCGTCGCGGGAGGAGATACACGACACGCTGGAGGCGCTCGCGCCCGGCCAGCACTGA